One genomic segment of Spiroplasma endosymbiont of Poecilobothrus nobilitatus includes these proteins:
- a CDS encoding lipoprotein has translation MKKLLSILGTVSILSSNGASLYACAKKDFERFTYPAIADEVKRWIIAQINSENESNIVKYSFNDIFTKAALKEMAVRLLDTNISNFFYASEEATRARYTGVTIDVNQPDSLLIKQFINFVEQVALDNLSTKYFTGIYNSTPLETTIAGQGYAPDYQSEGWYVGGTQSYFWKGTDKPNYMKSRKEKGEDNFEIKSKSAGANYTDFYAMPEDEKKVALKVRFKDYYTNVEVPVVIDKIITATYLHQNEIKRYGSGDNSSIYLNRNSALFNAIQSWDTISGARWKSYVKMVWELKLDKEELDKLFDNKDADKRPLANVEQLNSDLTNNQDILIKKLKDMFNKKNQNIFKNMIKDGIDPIFGISGFKGFVGIDKNKNPNDIFTTSNNADAYKQKIIDTETPGIIKSGEGTDPSSYQFLDANKRYGSVVLVLPIYAVDLMKKMNINYKNDNKNNKELSLTWYGSGGTPIDLDQAWLAQQGGIKRSLSWLYNEKGYLGTYNENGEALYNEDGTPVDITKNIKGQILKWIEYNFAQQQNLQTAAKTRLYSLAFANNPENVYSQTLYDAIESYIIKED, from the coding sequence ATGAAAAAACTACTAAGTATTTTAGGAACAGTGTCTATTCTTTCTTCTAATGGCGCAAGTCTTTATGCATGTGCAAAAAAAGATTTTGAAAGATTTACCTACCCCGCAATTGCTGATGAAGTTAAACGTTGAATTATTGCGCAAATTAATTCAGAAAATGAATCAAATATTGTCAAATATTCATTTAATGACATTTTCACTAAAGCAGCCCTAAAAGAAATGGCTGTAAGATTATTAGATACTAATATTTCAAATTTTTTCTATGCTTCAGAAGAAGCAACAAGAGCACGTTATACTGGAGTAACAATTGATGTTAACCAACCTGATTCATTATTAATAAAACAATTTATTAACTTTGTTGAGCAAGTTGCACTTGATAATTTAAGTACAAAATACTTTACTGGAATTTATAATTCAACACCTTTAGAAACAACAATTGCAGGACAAGGATATGCACCTGATTATCAATCAGAAGGTTGATATGTTGGAGGTACTCAATCATATTTCTGAAAAGGGACAGATAAACCAAATTATATGAAATCAAGAAAAGAGAAAGGAGAAGATAATTTCGAAATTAAAAGTAAAAGTGCTGGAGCTAATTATACTGACTTTTATGCAATGCCAGAAGATGAAAAAAAAGTTGCATTAAAAGTTCGGTTTAAAGATTATTATACAAATGTTGAAGTACCAGTAGTTATTGATAAAATTATTACTGCAACATACTTACACCAAAACGAGATTAAGCGCTATGGTAGCGGAGATAATAGTTCAATTTATCTAAATCGAAATAGTGCATTATTTAACGCTATTCAATCATGAGATACCATTAGTGGAGCACGATGAAAATCATATGTTAAAATGGTGTGAGAATTAAAACTAGATAAAGAAGAATTAGACAAATTATTTGATAATAAAGATGCAGATAAAAGACCATTAGCAAATGTTGAACAATTAAATTCTGATTTAACTAATAATCAGGACATTTTAATAAAAAAACTTAAAGACATGTTTAATAAGAAAAACCAAAATATCTTTAAGAATATGATTAAAGATGGAATTGATCCAATCTTTGGGATTAGTGGTTTTAAAGGATTTGTTGGAATTGATAAAAATAAAAACCCAAATGATATTTTTACAACTTCAAACAATGCTGATGCATATAAACAAAAAATTATTGACACAGAAACACCAGGTATTATAAAATCAGGCGAAGGAACAGACCCTTCAAGTTACCAATTTTTAGATGCAAATAAAAGATACGGGTCAGTTGTCTTAGTATTACCAATTTATGCTGTTGATTTGATGAAAAAAATGAATATTAATTATAAAAATGATAATAAAAATAATAAAGAATTATCATTAACTTGATACGGGTCAGGAGGAACACCAATTGATTTAGATCAAGCTTGATTAGCACAACAAGGTGGTATTAAGCGTTCATTATCATGATTATATAATGAAAAAGGTTATTTAGGAACATACAATGAAAATGGTGAAGCTCTTTATAATGAAGATGGCACACCAGTTGACATTACAAAAAATATTAAAGGACAAATCCTAAAATGAATTGAATATAATTTTGCACAACAACAAAATTTACAAACAGCAGCAAAAACAAGATTATATTCCTTAGCCTTTGCCAATAATCCAGAAAATGTTTATTCACAAACTTTATATGATGCAATCGAATCATATATTATTAAAGAAGATTAA
- the sufC gene encoding Fe-S cluster assembly ATPase SufC, producing MKKIEIKDLFVSADNDIILNGLNLTVNINEIHALMGPNGNGKSTLLSTIMGHPSYNVESGDILIDGESILDKTADERSKMGIFFAMQSPVEISGVLNLDFLKAIINAHRDSPIKLPELYQDINRNIKNLKIDDSMIRRYLNTGFSGGEKKKNEILQLNLLNPSLALIDEIDSGLDVDALNVVSTELNKIRNKNFAAIIVSHYDRFFNLVQPTHAHIIVKGKIVKSGDYNLVKKINEEGYEWLLQELDLTVENKQSGVKPLAGIGCAAQKGK from the coding sequence GTGAAAAAAATTGAAATCAAAGATTTATTTGTTTCTGCTGATAATGATATTATTTTAAATGGTTTAAATTTAACTGTTAATATTAATGAAATTCATGCTTTAATGGGACCTAATGGAAATGGAAAATCAACTTTATTATCAACAATTATGGGGCATCCTAGTTATAATGTTGAAAGTGGGGATATTTTAATTGATGGGGAAAGTATTTTAGACAAAACGGCTGATGAACGAAGTAAAATGGGAATTTTTTTTGCAATGCAATCACCAGTTGAAATTTCTGGAGTTTTAAATTTAGATTTTTTAAAAGCAATTATTAATGCTCATCGTGATTCACCAATTAAATTACCAGAATTATACCAAGATATTAATCGCAATATTAAAAATTTAAAAATTGATGATAGTATGATTCGCCGTTATTTAAATACTGGTTTTTCGGGGGGAGAAAAGAAAAAAAATGAGATTTTACAATTAAATTTATTAAACCCATCTTTAGCTTTAATTGATGAAATTGATTCAGGTTTAGATGTTGATGCTTTAAATGTTGTTAGTACTGAGTTAAATAAAATACGAAATAAAAATTTTGCTGCAATTATTGTGTCCCATTATGACCGCTTTTTTAATTTAGTGCAACCAACACATGCTCATATTATTGTTAAGGGTAAAATTGTTAAAAGTGGAGATTATAATTTAGTTAAAAAAATTAACGAAGAGGGATACGAATGATTATTACAAGAATTAGATTTAACAGTAGAAAATAAACAAAGTGGCGTTAAACCTTTAGCAGGAATTGGGTGTGCCGCTCAAAAAGGTAAGTAA
- a CDS encoding SufD family Fe-S cluster assembly protein: MQVLMNEQKLIGDNFTIDATTPKLTFTNNKAGEVININFTTNLVNETFLFFLNLTSEVTINYNIPANSQINIINIYKNRECEQIANLFYNLLEKAQVNIYHLNIVNSSITENIAFNLRGKRSAIKYYLASLSTHEYHKNAIIYAHHLAPATESEIKTYSIAKDNSLQTVKCTSHIEKTMGKSEAHQELRLLVFDKTSKAISDPILLIDENDIKASHANAVGMLDPEQIFYLQTRGLTITQARKLICMGYFKNVIDAIEDEELQKNIIDEIDTEIGE, encoded by the coding sequence ATGCAAGTTTTAATGAATGAACAAAAACTTATTGGTGATAATTTTACTATTGATGCAACAACACCCAAATTAACATTTACAAATAATAAAGCTGGTGAAGTTATTAATATTAATTTTACTACTAATCTTGTTAATGAAACTTTTTTGTTTTTTTTAAATTTAACTTCAGAAGTAACAATTAACTATAATATTCCTGCTAATAGTCAAATTAATATTATTAATATTTACAAAAATCGTGAATGTGAACAAATAGCTAATCTTTTTTATAACTTATTAGAAAAAGCACAAGTTAATATTTATCACTTAAATATTGTTAATAGTAGTATTACTGAAAATATTGCCTTCAATTTGCGGGGTAAACGTAGTGCTATTAAATATTATTTGGCAAGTCTGTCAACACATGAATATCATAAAAATGCGATTATTTATGCTCATCATTTAGCCCCAGCAACCGAAAGCGAAATTAAAACTTACTCAATTGCAAAAGATAATTCATTACAAACTGTCAAATGTACTAGTCATATTGAAAAAACAATGGGTAAATCAGAAGCACATCAAGAATTACGATTACTAGTTTTTGATAAAACTTCAAAAGCAATTTCTGATCCGATTTTGTTAATTGATGAAAATGATATTAAAGCAAGTCATGCTAATGCGGTTGGGATGCTAGACCCAGAGCAAATCTTTTATTTACAAACAAGAGGTTTGACAATAACGCAGGCTCGAAAATTAATTTGTATGGGTTATTTTAAAAATGTGATTGATGCAATTGAGGATGAGGAATTACAAAAAAATATTATTGATGAAATTGATACAGAAATTGGAGAATAA
- a CDS encoding aminotransferase class V-fold PLP-dependent enzyme produces the protein MIDYREIKKQFPFFKNNYEQIYLDSAATSLKPQVVIDAINDYYTNYGTNPHNTDSDLGYKTNVQYELVRQKLQHFINAKKVSEVIFVPGATYGLNQIAYGLSSKITAGDEILITKQEHGANILPWYRMAQEKKQLLSFCQK, from the coding sequence ATGATTGATTATAGAGAAATTAAAAAACAATTTCCTTTTTTTAAAAATAATTATGAGCAAATTTATCTTGATAGTGCTGCTACTAGCTTAAAACCACAAGTTGTTATTGATGCTATTAATGATTATTATACAAATTATGGAACTAATCCGCATAATACTGATAGTGATTTAGGATATAAAACAAATGTTCAATATGAACTTGTTCGTCAGAAACTTCAGCATTTTATTAATGCTAAAAAGGTTTCAGAAGTTATTTTTGTCCCTGGAGCAACTTATGGATTAAACCAAATTGCATATGGTTTAAGTTCAAAGATTACAGCGGGTGATGAGATTCTAATTACAAAACAAGAACATGGTGCAAATATTTTACCGTGATATCGGATGGCACAAGAAAAAAAGCAGTTGTTAAGTTTTTGCCAGAAATAA
- a CDS encoding aminotransferase class V-fold PLP-dependent enzyme, whose product MPEINFQIDLKQLATVITAKTKIVSFANVPNILGYENDPTTIVTIIKKINPGIIVVIDCAQGVIHMPTDVQKWNADFITFSAHKIFGPTGIGILWGKEELLLQLQPLIVGGGMNTRIDSNGLDYSLKKLPDRLEAGSANIADIFGFGAAIDFVNSLTLKEIIKYNHHLKQYAIQQFNKKLKDKAIIYNADSNGPTLVFNIKNVFCQDVTMHLGSRNKITVRSGDHCARLIGTVIPEKNTIRASFSIYNSYEDIDLLVSELANEKDFLGRLV is encoded by the coding sequence TTGCCAGAAATAAATTTTCAAATTGATTTAAAACAATTAGCAACAGTTATTACTGCTAAAACAAAGATTGTTTCTTTTGCTAATGTGCCAAATATTTTAGGATATGAAAATGATCCAACAACAATTGTTACAATAATTAAAAAAATTAATCCAGGAATAATTGTTGTGATTGATTGTGCACAGGGTGTTATTCATATGCCAACTGATGTTCAAAAGTGAAATGCTGATTTTATTACTTTTTCAGCACATAAAATTTTTGGCCCAACTGGAATTGGGATTTTATGAGGAAAAGAAGAATTATTGCTACAATTACAGCCGTTAATTGTTGGTGGTGGTATGAATACTCGAATTGATAGTAATGGTTTAGATTATAGTTTAAAAAAATTACCAGACCGGTTAGAAGCGGGCTCAGCTAATATTGCTGATATTTTTGGTTTTGGAGCAGCAATTGATTTTGTTAATAGCCTTACTTTAAAAGAAATTATTAAATATAATCATCACTTAAAACAATATGCAATTCAACAGTTTAATAAAAAATTAAAAGATAAAGCAATAATTTATAATGCCGATAGCAACGGACCAACATTAGTTTTTAATATTAAAAATGTTTTTTGTCAGGATGTTACAATGCATTTAGGAAGTCGCAATAAGATTACTGTTCGGAGTGGTGATCATTGTGCGCGGTTAATTGGTACTGTTATTCCAGAAAAAAATACAATTAGAGCTAGTTTTTCAATTTATAATAGTTATGAAGATATTGATTTGTTAGTATCGGAACTTGCAAATGAGAAAGATTTTTTAGGAAGGTTGGTTTAA
- the sufU gene encoding Fe-S cluster assembly sulfur transfer protein SufU has product MEFNKNDPMFLRQIIMDHYLEPQHKGLTKKPTVYSIHQASESCIDDIYLELMIEGNKIISVRFDGVGCAISTASSDIMAQELEGKTIKDGLAIIENYLAMVFDKRYDENKLNDLIAFINIAKQPNRIKCATIGVTGFKTLLLDLLKTDDN; this is encoded by the coding sequence ATGGAATTTAATAAAAATGACCCAATGTTTTTACGACAAATTATTATGGACCATTATTTAGAACCACAACACAAAGGTTTAACAAAGAAACCGACAGTTTATTCAATTCATCAAGCTTCTGAATCATGTATTGATGATATTTATTTAGAATTAATGATTGAAGGAAATAAAATTATAAGTGTTCGATTTGATGGCGTTGGTTGTGCAATTTCAACAGCATCAAGTGACATTATGGCGCAAGAACTAGAAGGAAAAACAATTAAGGATGGTTTAGCAATTATTGAAAATTATTTAGCAATGGTTTTTGACAAACGATATGATGAGAACAAGTTAAACGATTTAATTGCTTTTATTAATATTGCAAAACAACCTAATCGAATTAAATGTGCGACAATTGGTGTTACTGGTTTTAAAACATTATTATTAGATTTATTAAAAACAGATGATAATTAA
- the sufB gene encoding Fe-S cluster assembly protein SufB — MPKLKQEKEIKEISSYKYGFNDGDISYYNTGKGLNETIINEISNHKNEPDWMREYRLQSYHNFLKIKNPSWGPNLEFMDFDEYIYYIKPTEHIAKKWDEVPEKIKKTFDRLGLPEAEREYLAGIKAQYDSEPVYGSMLKEVEEKGIIFLDCDAALRQHPELFKKYFGTLVPNTDNKYAALNGAVWSGGSFIYVPKGVKLEKPLQAYFRINFQNSGQFERTLIIVDDDAELHYIEGCTAPIYSRDSLHAAIVEIFVGKNAKMRYTTVQNWSDNVLNLVTKRSIVDENGQMEWIDGNIGSKINMKYPSVILKGNNSKGQCISIAVAKENVIQDAGSKMIHLGKNTSSKIISKSMTFNGGTANYRGLVHIGPKAQYSKARVECDTLILDGKSHSDTIPQNKVYNNESQIEHEATVSKVSEEQLFYLQSRGLSEQESLEMIIMGFLEPFTRELPMEYAVELNQLIKMDMEGSVG, encoded by the coding sequence ATGCCAAAATTAAAGCAAGAAAAAGAAATTAAAGAAATCTCTAGTTATAAATATGGTTTTAATGATGGAGATATTTCTTACTATAATACTGGGAAAGGTCTTAATGAAACAATTATTAATGAAATTTCAAATCATAAAAATGAACCAGATTGAATGCGAGAATATCGGTTACAGTCATATCATAATTTTTTAAAAATAAAAAATCCAAGTTGAGGGCCGAACTTAGAATTTATGGATTTTGATGAGTATATTTATTATATTAAACCAACAGAACATATTGCAAAAAAATGAGATGAGGTTCCTGAAAAAATTAAAAAAACCTTTGACCGGTTAGGTTTACCAGAAGCCGAACGTGAATATTTAGCTGGAATTAAAGCTCAATATGATAGTGAGCCAGTTTATGGAAGTATGTTAAAAGAAGTTGAAGAAAAAGGAATTATTTTTTTAGATTGTGATGCGGCATTACGACAACATCCAGAGTTATTTAAAAAATATTTTGGAACATTAGTACCAAATACAGATAATAAATATGCTGCTTTAAATGGAGCTGTTTGATCAGGTGGATCATTTATTTATGTTCCAAAGGGAGTTAAATTAGAAAAACCATTGCAGGCTTATTTCCGGATTAATTTTCAGAATAGTGGTCAGTTTGAACGTACATTAATTATTGTTGATGATGATGCAGAATTACACTATATTGAAGGATGCACAGCACCAATTTATTCTCGTGATTCTTTACATGCTGCTATTGTTGAAATTTTTGTGGGAAAAAATGCAAAAATGCGTTATACAACTGTTCAAAACTGGAGTGATAATGTTTTAAATTTAGTAACAAAGCGTAGCATTGTTGATGAAAATGGTCAAATGGAATGAATTGATGGTAATATTGGGTCAAAAATTAATATGAAGTATCCGAGTGTTATTTTAAAAGGAAATAATAGTAAAGGACAATGTATTTCAATTGCGGTAGCAAAAGAAAATGTTATTCAAGATGCTGGTTCAAAAATGATTCATTTGGGGAAAAATACTTCTTCTAAAATTATTTCTAAATCAATGACTTTTAATGGTGGGACAGCAAACTATCGTGGGTTAGTTCATATTGGACCAAAAGCACAGTATTCAAAAGCTAGGGTTGAATGTGATACTCTAATTCTAGATGGAAAATCACATTCCGATACAATTCCTCAGAATAAAGTTTATAATAATGAATCACAAATTGAGCATGAAGCAACAGTAAGTAAAGTTTCTGAGGAACAATTATTTTATTTACAAAGTCGTGGTTTATCAGAACAAGAATCTTTGGAAATGATTATTATGGGATTTTTAGAACCATTTACAAGAGAATTACCAATGGAATATGCAGTTGAATTAAATCAGTTAATTAAAATGGATATGGAAGGTAGTGTTGGTTAA
- a CDS encoding IS3 family transposase: MKNNKAKYPIINLCKTLKFARSTYYYQLKANNPKNTQNIDNAVISIFLKNRKNYGTRKIKVILAQKNIMLSRVKISNIMKKYNLISNYTKIKYKHSNTTDVTYKYNNLLNQDFDSYKLHEVVVSDLTYVFISNKWYYVCFLVDLFNREIIGYDVSLHKNAKLVESSFNKLQFSLSNIKIFHTDQGSEFNNNLIYNLLVKNGIQKSCSKPGCPYDNAVAESTYKIFKTEFIKNNKFKNVEQFKLELFDYINWYNNIRIHSKLNYLTPVQYRNYYST; this comes from the coding sequence ATTAAAAATAACAAAGCAAAATATCCAATTATTAATTTATGTAAAACATTGAAATTTGCTAGATCAACATATTACTATCAATTAAAAGCAAATAATCCCAAGAATACTCAAAACATTGATAATGCTGTTATCAGTATTTTTCTAAAAAATCGTAAAAATTATGGAACACGCAAAATTAAAGTTATATTAGCTCAGAAAAATATCATGTTATCTCGTGTAAAAATCAGCAACATAATGAAAAAATATAACTTAATTTCAAATTATACAAAAATCAAATACAAACATTCAAATACAACTGATGTTACATATAAATATAACAATTTGTTAAATCAAGATTTTGATAGTTATAAACTACATGAAGTTGTTGTAAGTGATTTAACCTATGTTTTTATTAGTAACAAATGATATTATGTCTGTTTCTTAGTTGATTTATTTAATCGAGAAATTATTGGTTATGATGTTAGTTTACACAAAAATGCCAAATTAGTTGAAAGCAGCTTTAATAAACTTCAATTTTCATTAAGCAATATTAAAATATTTCACACTGATCAAGGCAGCGAATTCAATAATAATCTTATTTATAACCTGTTAGTTAAAAATGGGATTCAAAAATCTTGCAGTAAACCAGGTTGTCCTTATGACAATGCTGTTGCGGAATCAACATACAAAATTTTTAAAACTGAATTTATTAAAAATAATAAATTTAAAAACGTTGAGCAGTTTAAATTAGAATTATTTGATTACATTAATTGGTACAATAATATTCGAATTCATAGCAAACTAAATTATTTAACACCAGTGCAATACAGAAATTATTATTCTACATAA
- the gap gene encoding type I glyceraldehyde-3-phosphate dehydrogenase, which translates to MTKIAINGFGRIGRLAFRRLFDEKNVEIVAINDLTAAKTLATLLELDSAQGGWKRGKISSEEGVIIVDCKKINVYAKKDPAELPWGKLGIDVVVESTGFFADRAGASKHLTAGARKVLISAPAKVSDVKTIVYNVNHKEIKKEDTIISGASCTTNCLAPMAKVLDEKFGIEKGYMTTVHAVTNDQRLLDLAHDDLRRARAAFSNIVPTKTGAAAAVALVLPQLEGRFDGMALRVPTITGSIVDLAVELKKTTTVEEINNAMKAAASETFGYNTQPIVSSDIIGETHGSIFDATLTKIIERDGKQLVKVYAWYDNEMSYVSQMVRTLLYFATV; encoded by the coding sequence ATGACAAAAATTGCAATTAACGGCTTTGGGCGTATTGGCCGTTTAGCTTTTAGAAGATTATTTGATGAAAAAAATGTTGAAATTGTCGCAATTAACGATTTAACTGCGGCAAAAACTTTAGCAACGTTATTAGAGCTTGATTCAGCCCAAGGAGGATGAAAAAGAGGAAAAATTTCTTCAGAAGAAGGCGTTATTATTGTTGATTGTAAAAAAATAAATGTTTATGCCAAAAAAGATCCTGCTGAGTTACCATGAGGTAAATTAGGCATTGATGTTGTTGTTGAATCAACAGGATTCTTTGCTGATCGTGCTGGCGCTTCAAAACACCTTACAGCCGGAGCGAGAAAAGTTTTAATCTCGGCTCCAGCAAAAGTAAGCGATGTTAAAACAATTGTTTATAATGTAAACCATAAGGAAATTAAAAAAGAAGATACTATTATTTCAGGGGCAAGCTGTACAACTAACTGTTTAGCACCAATGGCAAAAGTATTAGACGAAAAATTTGGAATTGAAAAAGGATATATGACAACTGTTCATGCGGTAACAAATGATCAAAGATTGTTGGACTTAGCACATGATGATTTAAGAAGAGCACGTGCTGCTTTTTCAAATATTGTTCCAACTAAAACGGGAGCAGCAGCAGCTGTTGCGTTAGTATTACCACAATTGGAAGGCCGATTTGATGGAATGGCATTACGTGTTCCAACTATTACTGGTTCAATTGTTGACTTAGCAGTTGAATTGAAAAAAACAACAACAGTTGAAGAAATTAATAATGCAATGAAAGCGGCAGCTTCAGAAACTTTTGGTTATAATACACAACCAATTGTTTCATCAGATATTATTGGTGAAACACACGGATCAATTTTTGATGCAACATTAACAAAAATTATTGAACGTGATGGTAAACAATTAGTTAAAGTATATGCATGATATGATAATGAAATGTCATATGTATCACAAATGGTACGTACATTATTATACTTTGCTACAGTCTAA
- a CDS encoding IS3 family transposase yields MAETTYKTFKTEFIKGKKFKNLTQLKYELFDFVHWYNNIRIHGSLNYLSPVTFRKQMSI; encoded by the coding sequence GTGGCTGAAACAACTTACAAAACTTTTAAAACTGAATTTATTAAGGGTAAAAAATTTAAAAATTTAACACAATTAAAATACGAACTTTTTGATTTTGTGCATTGATATAACAATATTCGAATTCATGGCAGTTTAAATTATTTATCTCCAGTTACTTTTAGAAAACAAATGTCTATATAA
- a CDS encoding transposase, translated as MGNKTSYSEEFKKQIVMLYKNGKSVINLGQEYNLPKPTIYSWVKNYNNSGSFKVKDNRTIEENEIITLRKELKDLKMENDILKQAALIMAKK; from the coding sequence ATGGGAAATAAAACTTCATACTCTGAAGAATTTAAAAAACAAATTGTCATGCTATATAAAAATGGTAAAAGTGTTATTAATCTAGGGCAAGAATATAATTTACCAAAACCAACTATTTATAGTTGAGTTAAAAATTATAATAATTCTGGTTCATTTAAAGTAAAAGACAATCGCACAATAGAAGAAAATGAAATAATAACTTTACGAAAAGAACTTAAAGACTTGAAAATGGAAAATGACATTTTAAAGCAAGCCGCACTGATAATGGCCAAAAAATAA
- a CDS encoding ABC transporter permease subunit, translating to MFSTFWFKCFYWLLWVTTTYYFNFYVNFHGNFFINSDWHYYSNLFEEYAWKNSRLVALIQFSTNALVATPSIVFSIFGYVVIVVGLRLGHNFWSAGLMFFIMTLPIIIRVVEHALHYVPQEYRDAALALRTSKIGMVCKVVLPNARG from the coding sequence TTATTTAGCACATTTTGATTCAAGTGCTTTTATTGGTTATTATGAGTTACCACCACTTATTATTTCAACTTTTATGTTAATTTTCACGGGAACTTTTTTATCAATTCCGATTGGCATTATTACAGCAATTTATTTGAGGAATATGCGTGGAAAAATAGTCGGTTAGTAGCATTAATTCAATTTTCAACTAATGCTTTAGTTGCAACACCATCAATTGTTTTTTCCATTTTTGGATATGTTGTTATTGTTGTTGGGTTGCGACTTGGTCATAATTTTTGATCAGCGGGGTTAATGTTTTTTATAATGACGTTGCCAATTATTATTCGAGTAGTTGAGCATGCCCTGCATTATGTTCCTCAAGAATATCGTGATGCTGCTTTAGCATTGAGAACAAGCAAGATTGGAATGGTTTGCAAAGTTGTTTTACCAAATGCCAGGGGATAA
- a CDS encoding transposase — MIKISLLGQSSKMISRFIKTSPKTAWYNRQKIMKSKQLENTKLKFKTLNGQIQIDETFIKEIHKGNFKDKFDKRKIHLDSFSTNTKCCIQMAVDSNNNIYVKSTNTKRLQKQWIIENINKQLIKENSIIISDMQLLYLLVAKQTNSILLATKTSTNPDVSYRKLNKISKLQSNLKESLIHYHGLGFTNIQNYLNLWKLK; from the coding sequence TTGATTAAAATTTCATTATTAGGCCAATCTAGTAAAATGATTTCTCGCTTTATTAAAACATCACCGAAAACCGCTTGATATAATCGCCAAAAAATAATGAAATCAAAACAATTAGAAAACACCAAATTAAAATTTAAAACGTTAAATGGCCAAATTCAAATCGATGAAACATTTATTAAAGAAATCCACAAAGGTAATTTTAAAGATAAATTTGATAAAAGAAAAATTCATCTTGATTCATTTTCAACCAACACTAAATGTTGTATTCAAATGGCTGTTGATAGCAATAATAATATTTATGTTAAATCAACTAACACAAAACGATTACAAAAACAGTGAATTATTGAAAATATTAATAAACAATTAATCAAAGAAAATTCAATTATTATTTCTGACATGCAACTATTATATTTATTAGTAGCAAAACAAACAAATTCTATTTTATTAGCAACTAAAACTAGTACAAATCCTGATGTTAGTTATCGGAAGTTAAATAAAATTAGTAAATTACAATCAAATCTTAAAGAATCCTTAATTCATTATCATGGCTTAGGTTTCACGAACATTCAAAATTATTTAAATCTCTGAAAACTAAAATAA
- a CDS encoding IS1/IS1595 family N-terminal zinc-binding domain-containing protein, translating to MDQKFRDKGIKCPNCQSFYCVKNGHNPEGKQKYLCKKCRDSFDAFRDHFTY from the coding sequence ATTGATCAAAAATTTAGGGATAAAGGTATTAAATGTCCTAATTGTCAATCTTTTTATTGTGTTAAAAATGGTCATAATCCTGAAGGAAAACAAAAATATTTATGCAAAAAATGTCGTGATAGTTTTGATGCTTTTCGCGATCATTTTACGTATTAA